A genomic region of Saccopteryx bilineata isolate mSacBil1 chromosome 1, mSacBil1_pri_phased_curated, whole genome shotgun sequence contains the following coding sequences:
- the KCNE3 gene encoding potassium voltage-gated channel subfamily E member 3: METTNGTETWYESLHAVLKALNATLHSNLLCRPASDNLTEEPRTSLPGRDDNSYMYILFVMFLFAVTVGSLILGYTRSRKVDKRSDPYHVYIKNRVSII; this comes from the coding sequence ATGGAGACCACCAATGGGACTGAGACCTGGTATGAGAGTCTGCACGCTGTTCTGAAGGCTCTAAATGCCACTCTGCACAGCAATTTGCTCTGCCGGCCAGCGTCAGACAACCTGACTGAGGAGCCGAGGACCAGCCTACCTGGCCGTGATGACAACTCCTACATGTATATTCTTTTTGTCATGTTTCTATTTGCTGTCACTGTGGGCAGCCTCATCCTGGGATACACCCGCTCCCGCAAAGTGGACAAGCGCAGTGATCCCTACCATGTATACATCAAGAACCGTGTGTCTATCATCTGA